GGCTCCCGCACTCCCTGCACGCCTACTTCCTGCGCGGCGGAAACCCGGACGAGACGCTTCGTTTTGATGTCACTCGACTCCGCGATGGGCGTTCTTTCTCGGCTCGCTCGGTTACCGCCTGGCAGGATGACCGAGAAATCCTCACCATGACCACATCCTTTCAGGCAAATGAAGAGGGAATCGAGTCACAGGTAAATCACCGTGACGTGCCACCTCCAGAAGAGGTCGATTCGGCGCTGGAGCTTTTCCGCACCATCGATCATCCAGTGTCGAAGTTTCTCGGTAAAACAGCGGCATTCGATGTCCGCCACGTACAGAAATCTCTCTACGTTGGAGCGCCCGCGGAGAGTACGCCCTCTCAGCAACTGTGGATGAAGATCCGATCTGCGGTGCCTGATGGGGCCCCTCAGGTCATTCATCGAGCTTTGTTGGCCTATGTAGTTGACCAGGTCATGCTCGAACCGAGCCTGCGGTCGGTAGGACTCTACTGGTCCGCCCCCGGGATGTCACTGGCATCAATTGACCACTCAATGTGGTTCCACCGAGACGTCGATATCAATGACTGGCTGCTGTTCTCGGGCGAATCCAGTTCGGTCAGCAACTCGCGTGCAAAGTCAGATGTTCGCATCTATACGCGCGGGGGCAGGCTAGTGGCTTCAGCATCACAGGAGGGCATGATCCGCATCCCCAAA
The sequence above is a segment of the Actinomycetaceae bacterium MB13-C1-2 genome. Coding sequences within it:
- a CDS encoding acyl-CoA thioesterase domain-containing protein, with translation MPRPIHVPEIDEEPVASVLRVLQLRKVPNSLNLADEYRTAIARGLIASETDINGSALDADSFEGDSLPQVRRIYGGQVIAQGLLSAAATVDDEARLPHSLHAYFLRGGNPDETLRFDVTRLRDGRSFSARSVTAWQDDREILTMTTSFQANEEGIESQVNHRDVPPPEEVDSALELFRTIDHPVSKFLGKTAAFDVRHVQKSLYVGAPAESTPSQQLWMKIRSAVPDGAPQVIHRALLAYVVDQVMLEPSLRSVGLYWSAPGMSLASIDHSMWFHRDVDINDWLLFSGESSSVSNSRAKSDVRIYTRGGRLVASASQEGMIRIPKDGERSSGHWTLNESR